In Miscanthus floridulus cultivar M001 chromosome 5, ASM1932011v1, whole genome shotgun sequence, one genomic interval encodes:
- the LOC136453101 gene encoding probable WRKY transcription factor 54 produces the protein MAKRDDYMDSSCGCSNGTPKRLLQDCSSYAQAHAKKKVRISTRTEYTYTPYHDGYQWRKYGQKMIRGNTYPRCYYRCTYHQDHGCPATKHVEQTNSQDPPLFRVIYTNEHTCCSTHVSDYMASSIHIQQIADASLRKVEVEIPSLTHCFDGHGLVKEENDAIISSLLTAISDCDVATSDGGHAGVQEDTPARMSRSSNEASPSISPVLLPASDNLKTDFIEHLEPQWFEPLDLGWFIE, from the exons ATGGCTAAGAGGGATGACTACATGGACAGCTCTTGCGGCTGCTCTAATGGAACCCCTAAAAGGCTGCTGCAGGATTGTAGCAGTTATGCGCAGGCGCATGCTAAGAA GAAAGTTCGCATTAGCACAAGAACTGAGTACACATACACACCGTATCATGATGGCTACCAGTGGAGAAAATATGGACAAAAGATGATCCGGGGCAATACCTACCCAAG GTGCTACTATAGGTGTACATACCATCAGGATCATGGCTGCCCAGCAACCAAGCATGTGGAGCAAACCAATTCCCAGGATCCGCCATTGTTCCGGGTAATCTACACAAATGAGCACACATGTTGCAGCACCCATGTCTCAGATTACATGGCTTCATCTATACACATCCAGCAGATCGCCGATGCTTCTTTGAGAAAGGTAGAGGTGGAAATACCTAGCCTGACCCACTGTTTTGATGGCCACGGATTGGTAAAAGAAGAAAATGATGCCATCATCTCCTCCTTGCTCACGGCCATCAGTGATTGTGATGTTGCAACATCAGATGGTGGGCACGCAGGTGTTCAAGAGGACACACCTGCTCGGATGTCCAGAAGCAGCAATGAGGCTAGCCCTTCGATTTCACCTGTACTGTTGCCGGCATCCGATAACCTGAAAACAGATTTCATTGAGCACCTGGAGCCTCAATGGTTCGAGCCTTTGGATTTGGGTTGGTTCATAGAATAA